The genomic segment CGTGCCGAACTCGCCGTCCGTGATGAACTCGCCGGCCGACAGCGACACGTCGGCGTCGAGACCCGCGAGCTCGGCGGGCAGGCGCAGCACGGCATCCGCCCGCTGGTCTCCGAACCACCCGCGCCAGCCGAACCAGCCGAACCGGTCCGGTGACGCGACCGCGAGGGTGTCGCCCTGCCGGTCGAGGCGCCAGACGTCGGCGCCCCACGAGCTCGTGACCTCGAGCTCGGCCTCGGTCACGTCGGTGAACTCCACGCGGAGCGTTCCGGCGGCGGCGTCGACGTCCAGCTGCTCGACGCCGGCGGCGTCGGCCGTCCGCGTCGACGTCGAGACCGATGCCGAGGCGATCGTGCCGACGGCGGCTGAGACCATTGCTCCGAGCAGCACGAGGCCGCCGAACACGATGACGAGGATCGCGACGACGCGCGACCCGCTCGAAGGCGGCGGGGCATCGGCCGGCCGGTCCGGAAGCGCTGCGGAGGGCGGCGGAGGAGGGGTCATGGTGGTGCTCATCGGTTCGTTCCTGTCTGCGGCGTGCGGCCGCTCGGGGTCGGGGGCGGCGTGGCGCCGCCGTGCTCGAGGTGGGCGAGCGCCGCGAGGACGCGGCGGTTGCCGGATTCGTCGGGTTCGAGGTCCAGCTTCTGGAAGACCGCGGTGATGTGCTTCTCGACGCTGCCCTCGCTGACGTGGAGGGTCCTGGCGATGGCCTGGTTGGAGCGCCCCTCGGCGATGAGAGCGAGCACGGATGCCTCGCGCTCGGTGAGTCGCAGCATCCGCTCATCCCGCTTGCGCCGGCTGAGCAGCTGCGCGACGACCTCGGGATCGAGCACGGTGGCCCCGGCCGCGATGCGGTCGATCGCCTCGAGGAAGTCGGTGACGTCGGCCACCCGGTCCTTGAGGAGGTAGCCGAGCGCACCGCCGCTGGACGCGATGAGGTCGGCGGCGTACCGCTCCTCGACGTACTGCGACAGCACGAGCACCGCGAGCTCGGGGAGGCGTGCGCGCAGCGAGAGCGCGGCGCGGATGCCCTCGTCGGTCCAGCTCGGCGGCAGCCGCACGTCGAGGATGCAGAGCTCGGGCGCGGTCCGGTCGACCGTCTCGTCGAGGTGCGAGGCGTCGGGGAGGGCGGCGACCACCTCGTGGCCGGCGTCCTCGAGCACCCGCACCAGGCCGGCGCGCAGCAGCGCGGAGTCCTCGCAGATCACGATGCGCACGGGATGCTCACCTCCACGCTGGTGGGACCGCCCGCGGGGCTGTCGATGCGGGCCTCGCCGCCGGCCGCGAGGACGCGGTTGACGATGCCGTCGAGGCCACCGCCCGGCACGACCTGCGCGCCGCCCACGCCGTTGTCCTCGACGCGCGCCCACAGGACGCCGGGCTCGCGCAGCCGCACGACGACGCGCACCTCGGTCGCACGGGAGTGCTTCGCGGCGTTCGTGAGGGCCTCGGCGATCACGAAGTACGCCGCCGCCTCGGTGTCGCGGCTGCAGCGGCCGTCGAGTCGCACATCGGTCTGCACCGGCACGACCGAGCGCGCGACCAGGGCCGAGAGCGCGGCGTCGAGGCCGCGATCGTCGAGGACGGACGTGTGGATGCCGCGTGCGAGCTGTCGCAGCTCGGTGATGGCGGCCTTCGTGGAGGTGTGGGCCTCGCTGATCAGCGCCTTCGCCGCCTCGGGGTCGGCGTCGATCTTCTGCTGCGCGAGCCCCAGCGTCATGCCGACCGACACCAGCCGCGGCTGGACGCCGTCGTGCAGGTCGCGCTCGATGCGGGTGCGCTCGACATCGGCGGCGCGCACGGCGCCGGCGTGCTGGAGGCTGGAGGCGCGGGCGGCGGCCGCCAGCTGCGCCTCGCGCGAGGGCACCATGACCGCCCGCGCGATGATGCCGTGGAGGATCCCGAGCCCGACGAGGCCCGCAGCCGACACGAGTACCGCGAGGATGCCGACCGGCACCGCCCACGACAGCGGCACGTCGATGCCGGTGCGCGCCAGGCGCACCGCGCTGGCGTCGCCGAACAGCGGCGCGAAGGCGAGCACGACGCCCGATGCGAGGAGCCCCGCGAGGGCCACGACGACCCAGCCGAGGATGGTCGCGATCGCGAGGTTCGCGATGGCGCGCCAGGTGGAGAGGTCGATCGCCTGCATCCACACGGTGCGGACGAAGCCGCCGAAGCCGGGGCGCCCGCTGGACCGCGGGCGCGGGGCCGCGAGGCCGAACCGGTACAGCCCGTCGACGCGCTGGGTCTCGAGCCAGCCGACGGCGTAGAGCACGTAGACGAGGGCGAAGAGCACGACGAGGCCGAGGCCGAGCACGAACAGGAGGCCGATGCCGAGTCCGAGCATCGAGAAGAGAAGGGAGAACACCGCGGCGCCGATGATGCCGACGGCGGCGAGCTGGGCGATCGCGCCCGCCACCTGTGCGGGCCTGGTCACCGGGCGAGGGTGGGCTGTGTCGGAGGAGGTCATGCCCCTTACGGTAGGCGCGCGCGGCGCGCGGCGCGCCCGAGGTGGCCGGAGACCTGGCTTCGGGTTATCCCCCAGGGCGGAGGCGTCCGCCGTCGGCGGCTCAGCGGCCGGAGACCGTGCCGAAGAGGCGCGCGATGGGCGCGAGCACCAGCGGACGGGCCGCGACCCACGCGACGGCGATCACGGCGAGGGAGGCGGCGAAGAACCAGAACCCGGTCCAGTTGTCGGCGTAGGCGTTCGGGTCGACGCTGCCCTGCGCGGCGTACATGTGGTTCAGGTTGCGCAGCGCGCCCGTCGCGAACACGAGGAAGACGTGCACCGCGATGAACGCGACGAAGTACAGCATCACCGGGAAGTGCACCGCGCGCGCCCACTCCACCGGATACGCCCTGTTGAGCCCGGTCGCGTTCTTCGGCCAGACGCCCGACATCCGCACCCCGGTGAGCGCGGCCAGCGGCGCGGCGATGAACACCGTCGCGAAGTAGGCCAGCTGCTGCAGCGAGTTGTAGTTGACCCACCCGTTCTCGGTCGGCCAGTCCAGCGACACGTACTGCAGCGCCGCCGACAGCGCGTTGGGGAAGACTTCCCACGAGGTCGGCACGACGCGCATCCACTGCCCGGTGACCAGCAGCAGCACCACGAAGATCACGCCGTTGACCAGCCACAGGATGTCCAGCGACTGGTGGAACCACAGGTTCAGGCTGATCTTGCGGCGCCCGTTGCCGCGCGGCGACCAGAAGACGCTCGGCCTCTTCTCGGTGCGCACCCGCAGGCCGGTGCGGATGATGAACACGATCAGGAAGACGTTGAAGAAGTGCTGCCACGCCAGCCACGCCGGGAAGCCGACGGGAGCCCCTTCGGGCAGGTGGTACTCGCCGGGATACGCGGCGAGGAAGTCCACGCCCCACGGCGTCGACAGCAGGAAGCGCACGAAGGCGACGGCCAGGCCCGCGGCGAACAGCAGTCCGGCGCCGCCGATGACCACGGCACCCGCCCACTGCAGCTTGGTGAAAGGGCCGATCCGCTGCGGCTCGGCTGCGGGCGCCGGCCGGGTGCGTGCGGCTGCGCCCTCCCACACCGTCTTCGTGAACGGCAGGGGCTGCGCCAGCGGCACCCCGCTCGGGGTGGCAGCGACCGCGGGGGCCGCCTCGGCAACGGCGGCGACGGATGCCGCCACCTGCGTGCCCGCCGGCGCGCCGGCGGGATGGGCCGGCGTGGTCGGTGTCGCCGGCCCCGCGGCGGGCGTGGTCGCGGCGGTCGGCCGCGCGGCGGGCGTGGGCGTGGCCGGGGTCGCCGGCCCCGCGGCGGGCGCGGTCGAGGCCCCGGGGAGCGGCCGGGTCGCGGCATCCGTCACCGTCGCCGGCCGCGCGGCGGGCGCCATGCCGGCTGGCGGCCACGGTTCGCCACCGGGAACCCGGGGAAGACCGCGGCGGATCGGGGTCCCCGCTGCCACGGGCGCCGCCAAATCTGTCACTTGTGGCCGCTTCGCTCCGGTCGATGCGGCCGCAGGTGCCAGATTCTGCGCGGGCTCGGGCTCGGGCTCGGGCGCGGGCTCGGGTGCGGCTGCCACGGTGGGGAGGACGGATGCCGGTGGCCACGGCTCCCCGCCGGGCACGCGCGGCAGCCCCCGACGTATCGCCCGGACCGGCGCGCCCGGCGCGGCCGGCGCGGCCGGCGCGGCCGCCCCGGCCGGCGCTTCAGGTGTCACGATCGGCGGAGTCGAGGCATCCGTTCCCGCCGTCTGCGCCATGTGGACCTCGGGACCGGCGGGTTCGGGGGTCATGGACGGCGCAGACGGCGAGGCGGACGCGGTGGTCACCGTGTCGGCTGCCCCATGTCCGTTCGAGACCGGCGCGGCGCCGGCCGGGGGCCAGGGCTCGCCACCGGGCACGCGCGGCAGGCCGCGCCGCACCGCAGAACCGTACGTCGCCATCCGGGCTACGCCTTCTTCGCCTCGAGCGCGGAGATCAGCTGCGGCACGACCTGGAACACGTCGCCGACCACGCCGAAGTCGGCGATCTCGAAGATCGGGGCATCGGCGTCCTTGTTGATCGCGACGATCGTCTTCGCGGTCTGCATGCCGGCCTTGTGCTGGATCGCTCCCGAGATTCCGAGCGCGACGTACAGCTGAGGAGACACCGACACGCCGGTCTGGCCGACCTGGTACGTCTGGGGCACATAGCCCGCATCGACTGCGGCGCGGGAGGCGCCCACAGCGGCGCCGAGCGTGTCGGCGAGCTGCTCGACGAGCGCGAACTTCTCGCCCGATCCGAGTCCCCGCCCGCCCGAGACGACCTTCACCGCCCCGCGCAGCTCGGGGCGCGAGGACGACACCACGGCCTCGTCGACAGAGGTCACCGTGGCCGCCTTGCGGCCGGACGGTCGCACCTCGAGCGGCTCGGCCTCGACGCCGGAGACCGCCTCGGCGCGGGCATCCACCGATCCCTGCCGGATCGTGATCACCGGCGCGCCCCAGGTCACGGCGGAGTCGACGTTGTACGCGCCGCCGTAGACCGAGTGGTGCGCGACCACGCCCTCCGCATCGCGCGAGACGCCGACGGCATCGACGGCGACGCCCGAGCGGGTGCGGACCGCGAAGCGACCGGCCACATCGCGCCCCTCGATCGAGTGCGAGATCAGGACCGCGTCCGGACGGACGAGATCGGCCGCAGCGGTGAGGGCGTCGACGACCGGAACCGTCAGCCCGTCGCCCGGAGGGGCGACCAGCACCTGGGTCGCGCCGAGGGCTGCGGCATCCGTCGCCAGCGCCTGGTCGCCCACGACCACCGCGACGGGAGTGCCCACCGAGGCGGCTGCGCCGAGCACCTCGGCGGCGGACTTGGCCAGACCCCCCGACGGCGTGGTGTCGAGGAGGACCAGGATCGAGTCATCTGCAAACGTCATCACACGCCACCCTCACGCGAGCCGGTTCTGGATGAGGAACTCCGCGAGCTTCTCGCCCGCGTCGCCCTCGTCGACGATCTTCACGCCGGCTTCACGGGCCGGCTTCTCGCTGAGCGCGATCACGATCGATCGCGACACCCCAGGGTCGTGGGCATCGATCTCGAGCTCGGCGAGCGACAGCGTCTCGAACGGCTTCTTCTTGGCCGCCATGATGCCCTTGAAGTTCGGGAACCGGGCATCGGGCAGCGCCTCGGTGATCGAGATGACCGCCGGCAGCGCCGCCGAGACCTGCATGGTCGCGCCGTCGGACGCCCGCGTGCCCGACACCGCGTCGGCGCCGATCTCCACGGAGAGGAGGGACGTAGCGCTCGGCACGTCGAGGATCTCGGCGATCATGGACGCCATCATCCCGCCCGAACCGTCGGTGGACTGGTTGCCGGTGATGACGAGGTCGAAGCCGGTGCGCTGCAGCACCGCCGCGAGCACCTCTGCCGTCAGGCCCATGTCGGCGCCGAGAAGCGCATCGTCGATCACCTGCACGGCCGACGTGGCGCCCATCGCGAGGCCCTTGCGCACCGTCGCCGAGGCCGCCTCGGACGCCATCGACGCCACGACGATCTCGGTCCCGGGCGTCTTGTCGGCGTACGACAGCGCGACCTCCAGCGCCCGCTCGCCGATCTCGTCGAGGACCCGGTCGCTCGCCGCGCGATCGGCCAGCCCGGTCTCCAGCGACAGCTTGCGATCCCCGTACGTATCCGGGACTTCCTTGACCAGGACGACGATCTTCATGACGATCTCCTCACGCTGGGCACGAGTCTAAGGTGCGGCACGGAATGTACCCAATCCGCGGACGCGGGCCCCGCTGGGCCGCGCGCACAGCCGCTGTGTGTATACATAGAGCCCGGCCGGTACGGTGGAGGCAGGAGGTCGTCATGGCAGCACCCAAGCGTCTTCCGGTCGACCCGATCGCCGAGGCCAAGCGCCAGTGGATCGCCCACGGCTGGGAGCCGGCGGCGGCGGGGATGACCGCAGTGACCTCGATCATCCGGGCGCAGCAGCTGATGTTCGCGCGCATCGACGCGACCCTGAGGCCGTTCGGGCTGTCGTTCGCCCGGTACGAGATGCTGCGCCTGCTGGGGTTCACGCGGGAGGGACGGATGCCGATGGCCAGCGCCATCGCCCGCCTCCAGGTGCATCCGACCAGCGTGACGAACACGGTCGACCGGCTGGCCCGCGACGGGCTGGTGTCGCGAGAGCCGCACCCCGACGACGGGCGGGCGGCGATGCTGGTGCTCACCGACTCGGGGCGCGAGCTCGTCGAACGGGCGACGACCGCCCTCAACACCGAGGTGTTCGAGAGTCCGGGCCTCAGCGACGACGACACCACCGAGCTCGTGCGCATCATCGCGCGGTTCCGCAAGGACGCCGGCGACTTCACCGACCCCCGGCCGCAGCCCGACCCGCTCTGACGCCCGCGCGAGCGCCCGCGCGAGCGCCCGGCGCCGCGCGGCCCGAGTCCCAGGCCGGCCGCGCGCCCCGCCCGGCCGCGAAACAGGGCGTTGCGGCTGAGACAAGGAGCGACGTCCCCGGCCTCGGCCGAAACGCCCGGTCTCAACGCAGCGACACCGCGGGCCAGCGCTGCGACGGCGCGGGCGGGCGGCGACGGCGCGGCCGGCGGCGCCACCGCGGCGCCGGTCAGCGGCCGTGGAAGTCGGGCGCACGCTTCTCACGGAAGGCGGCCATGCCCTCCTTCTGGTCGGCGGTGTCGAAGAGCCCGGCGAACACGTGGCGCTCGAGACGCAGGCCCTCGGCGAGGGACGACTCCAGCGCGGCGTCGAGCACCGCCTTCGCGGCGTACAGCGACGGCAGGCTCTTCGCGGCGATCGCCTGGGCCGTCTGCTGCGCCTCGTCGAGCAACTCGGCCGCGGGCACGACGCGCGAGACGAGTCCGGAGCGCTCGGCTTCGGAGGCATCCATCATCCGGCCCGTGAGAATGAGCTCGGCGGCCTTGTAGTAGCCGACGGCGCGCACGAGGCGCTGCGAGCCGCCCATGCCGGGAATCACGCCGAGGTTGATCTCGGGCTGGCCGAACTTCGCGGTGTCGGCGGCGAGGATGATGTCGCACATCATCGCCAGCTCACACCCACCGCCCAGCGCGTAGCCCGCGACGGCGGCGATCACGGGCGTGCGCACCTTCGCGAAGTCCGCCCATCCGCCGAAGTGGTCTGTCATCACCATGTCGAGCCCGGACTTCGCCTCCATCTCCTTGATGTCGGCGCCCGCGGCGAATGCGCGCTCCGAGCCGGTGACCACGATCGCGCCGATCCCCTCGTCGGCGTCGAAGGCCTCGGCGGCCGCGACCACCTCGCGGCAGACCTGGGTGTTCAGGGCATTGAGCGCCTGGGGCCGGTTGAGGGTGATCCAGCCGACGCGACCGCGCGTCTCCACCAGGATCGTCTCGTAGTCGGTCATCTGTGCTCCGTCCCGGCCGCCTCGGCGCGGCCTCTCTGATGTTATGCGCGACCTCATGGCCCGCTTCTCCCTCCCCCGGGTCCCCCGCGACTCGCCAAGACACGCCGGATGGCCCGCGGCCGCTCGGCGTGTTCTGGCGACTCGACCGACGGCGCCGCGAGAACACGGGAGCTGAACGGGGGGTGAAGGGAAGGGGTCAGGCGGACTCGGCGCGGATGGTGTTGATGATGCCCGAGAAGTCCTGCCCCGCGCCCTCGCCGGCGGCGAAGTCGCGGTAGAGCTCGCGCGCCAGCATGCCCATCCGGGCCTCCACGCCGGTGGAGGCGATCGCGTGCTCGGCGAGGCCGAGGTCCTTGCTCATCAGAGCCCCCGCGAAACCCGGCTGATAGTCGCGGTTGGCGGGGCTCGTGGGCACGGGACCGGGCACCGGGCAGTTCGTCGTCAGCGCCCAGCACTGTCCGGACGCGTTGGATGCCACGTCGAACAGGGCCTGGTGCGAGAGGCCGAGCCGCTCCCCGAGCACGAACGCCTCGGCAACCGCGATCTGCGACACCGCCAGGATCATGTTGTTGCACACCTTGGCGGCCTGCCCGAGACCGGCCCCGCCGCAGTGCACGACGCGGCGGCCCATCGCCTCCAGCAGCGGGCGGGCGGCCTCGAAGTCCTCGTCGGTGCCTCCCACCATGAAGGCGAGCGTGGCGTTCTCGGCGCCGACGACCCCGCCCGAGACGGGGGCGTCCAGCGAGCGGTGCCCCGCCGCTTCGGCGAGCGCATGCGCGGCCCGGGCCTCGTCGACGGCGATGGTGGAGCAGTCGATGAAGAGGGCTCCGGATGCCGCCACCTCCAGCAGCCCCGGCCCGTCGGCGCCGCGGTAGGCGTCGAGCACCTGCGCGCCGGTCTGGAACATCGTGAGGACGACGTCAGCGCCGGTGGCGGCATCCGTCCCCGACCCGGCGGTGCGAAGCCCGGCGTCAGCGGCGGCGGCCACGGCGGCCGGAGCGACATCGAACCCCACCACCTCGTGTCCGGTGGCGGCGAGGTTCCTCGCCATCGGCAGGCCCATGTGTCCCAGGCCCAGGAACGCGATCTTCATCGTTCGCACCCTCCTCGTCGCACGCGGATCAGCCGGCGAGCAGCTGGCGGCCGATGATCACGCGCATGATCTCGTTGGTCCCCTCGAGGATCTGGTGCACGCGCAGGTCGCGCACCACCTTCTCGATCCCGTACTCGTGGAGGTAGCCGTAGCCGCCGTGCAGCTGCAGCGCCTGGTTCGCCACCGAGAAGCCGGCGTCGGTCGCGAACCGCTTGGCCATCGCGCACTGCATCGACGCGTCGGGCGCCTTCGCGTCCAGCGCCGCCGCCGCGTCGCGCACGAGCGCGCGCGCGGCGCGGAGCTCGGTGGCCATGTCGGCGAGGGCGAAGACGACGGCCTGCTTCTCGGCCAGCGGCTCGCCGAAGGTGAAGCGCTCGTGCACGTAGCGCACGGCGCGGTCGAGCGCCCACTGCGCACCGCCCAGCGAGCACGCGGCGATGTTGATGCGACCGCCGTCGAGCGCCGACATCGCGATCTTGAAGCCCTGGCCCTCGCCGCCGAGCACGTTGGCGGCGGGAACGCGCACCTCGTCGAGGATGACCTGCCTCGTCGGCTGGGCGTTCCACCCCATCTTGTGCTCGAGCGACCCGAACGACAGCCCCGCGGTGCCGGCGGGCACGAGGAACGCCGTGATGCCGCGCGCCCCCGGCTCGCCCGAGCGCGCCATGACGATGTAGACGGACGCCTCGCCGCCGCCCGAGATGAACTGCTTGACGCCCGTCAGCACGAACTCGTCGCCGTCGCGGATGGCGCTGGTCGTGATCGCGGCGGCGTCGGACCCGGCCCCGGGCTCGGTGAGGCAGTAGCTGCCGAAGCCCGACATCGAGGTCAGCAGCGGGAGCCACTCCTGCCGCTGTGCGTCGGTGCCGTACGTGTCGATCATCCACGCCACCATGTTGTGGATGGAGATGAAGGCGGCGACGGCGGTGTCGCCCTGTGCGAGCTCCTCGAAGATGGCGGCGGCGTCCGAGCGCGACAGGCCCGAGCCTCCGACGTCCTCGCGCACGTAGATGCCGCCGAGCCCGAGCTCACCGCCGCGCTGCAGCTCCTCGCGGGGGAAGTGCGACGTGGCGTCCCACTCCAGGGCGTTGGGGGCGAGCTCCGTCTGGGCGAAGTCGCGGACGGCCTCGAGGATCGCCTCGCGCTCCTCGGTCGTCAGGGACGGGGTCATGGGGGTGATCGTGGACACCATTGCTCCTTCAGTGATGCAGCGACGCCCTCGTGAGGCATCCTGATCAGCGCGATCGCGCCGTCATCGGCACGATCCTGATTTTACATGGACGTCCATGTATCTGCGAGGTTACCCAGTCATGTCCCGCGGAGGCGGCGTCCTCGCCGCACACCGGGCGTCGGCGGAGACGGCGCCGACGACGGATCATCCTCGCGACGGAGCGGGATGGGACTCGCGGCGGACGCGCCGGCAGGCGCCCGCTTCGTAGCGTCGAGTCATGGCCCTCCCCACCTCGTCGATCCCCGTCTCCGCCCGCCGCGAGCTGTCCCCAGCGGCAGCCCTGCTGCTCACGATCGGCGGGAACATCGTGGTCGTGGCGATCGCGACCCTCGCGGTGCTCGGCGTCGGGGCCGCGGCGGTGGCGGTGTTCGGCGGGGCGGTCCTCGACGCGCTCTGACGGGCGCGCCCGGGTCCCGCGCCGGAACCCCCGAGTCCCGCGCCGAAACACCGATGCCCGCCCGCCTGGCGCCTGACGGCGGGCGGGCGGGCGTCGGAGCGGTCTCAGCGGCGCTGGTTCTCGACCAGCACGACCGCGGTGCGCGCCGGAACCGTCACCGTGCCGGTGGCCGCATCCCACGTCGTCGTCTTCAAGACCGCGTCCGAGCCCTGGGCGAGGGCGGGAGCCAGCGCGAACGCGCGTCCCTCGAGCTGCGTCACGCTCTGCGTCGTCGCCTCGGTACCGGCGTTGAAGACCACCAGTGCGCCCTTCAGCTTCGGGTCGACGTCCTTGCCCACGAGGTCGTCGATCAGCATCACGATGACGCCGGGGGCGGCATCCGTCCCGCTGTTCGGGAACGAGACCTTCTGCTCGATGAGCGCGGCAGACCCGAGGCGCAGCAGGCCCACCTGCTCGCGCACGCGGAGCAGATCGAGAGCGGATGCCTCGGCCGCGGCGATGTCGGCAGCACCGGGCTTGTTCGCGGGATCGGCCAGCAGCGGAGCCAGGTCGTCCCAGTGGCCGCCGTTGTCGGCCTGGCGCGGCAGACCGGAGCCGAATGTGGATTCCTGCCCGGTCCAGTCGATCCGGTTGAACCAGTCGCCCGAGTTGTAGCTGTTGCGGTCGAGCGACTTCGACCGCAGCAGCTCGGTGCCGGCATGCCAGAACGACGGGGTCTGCGCGAACGCGGTCGTCGCCAGCGAGAGCGTGTTCATGCGGACGCGGTCGGCCATCGGCGTGTCGGCGGGGAGCTTCAGCACGCCCAGGTCGTACAGCGTCTCGTTGTCGTGCGCGTCGACGTAGGTGATGATCTCGTCGGGCTGATCGGCGTAGCCGGCGGGCGAACCGTTGTAGTCCAGCTCGTCGCCCGCCTTCACCGTGCCGTCCGAGGCCGTGAACGAGAAGTCCCGCAGGTTGCCCGCCAGGCCCAGCTTGACCAGGTCGGTCTTGTGCGCAAGATCGGCGAAGGGATCGCCCGGCGCCGGCCGGTCGCTGCCGTTCGGGTCGGTGGCAAGGCCCGTGCCGAACCCCTGATAGAACTTCGAGTCACCGTCGACGGGGCTCCCGCCGTGCACAGCGTCGCGCAGCCGGTCGCTGAACGTGCCGATGCCGGTGCCGCCGAGCTGCCCCTGCGTCGCCTGCTCGAAGAGGGCGTTGTTCGCGACCTCCCCGAAGTTCCAGCCTTCGCCGTACAGGTAGATCGCCTTGCCGTCGACGCCGTCGCGCTTGAGCGTGAGCTCGTCCAGCGCCTCGCGGATCGCGAGCATGTTCGCCTTCGAGTGGTGGCCCATGAGGTCGAAGCGGAACCCGTCGACCTTGTAGTCGCGCGCCCAGGTCACGACGGAGTCGACCATGAGCTTCTGCGCGACCTCGTGCTCGGTCGCCACGTTCTGGCAGCACGTCGAGGTCTCGACGCCGCCGGCGAGGTTGAGGCGGTGGTAGTAGCCGGGCACGACCCGGTCGAGCACGGACTTCGCCTCCTGTCCGGACTGGGCCGTGTGGTTGAAGACCTGGTCGAGCACGACCTGCAGTCCCATGCCGTGCAGGGCGCCGACCATCGACCGGAACTCCGCGACACGCGCGCCGCCCTGGGGGT from the Microbacterium atlanticum genome contains:
- a CDS encoding electron transfer flavoprotein subunit beta/FixA family protein, producing MKIVVLVKEVPDTYGDRKLSLETGLADRAASDRVLDEIGERALEVALSYADKTPGTEIVVASMASEAASATVRKGLAMGATSAVQVIDDALLGADMGLTAEVLAAVLQRTGFDLVITGNQSTDGSGGMMASMIAEILDVPSATSLLSVEIGADAVSGTRASDGATMQVSAALPAVISITEALPDARFPNFKGIMAAKKKPFETLSLAELEIDAHDPGVSRSIVIALSEKPAREAGVKIVDEGDAGEKLAEFLIQNRLA
- a CDS encoding LuxR C-terminal-related transcriptional regulator; the protein is MRIVICEDSALLRAGLVRVLEDAGHEVVAALPDASHLDETVDRTAPELCILDVRLPPSWTDEGIRAALSLRARLPELAVLVLSQYVEERYAADLIASSGGALGYLLKDRVADVTDFLEAIDRIAAGATVLDPEVVAQLLSRRKRDERMLRLTEREASVLALIAEGRSNQAIARTLHVSEGSVEKHITAVFQKLDLEPDESGNRRVLAALAHLEHGGATPPPTPSGRTPQTGTNR
- a CDS encoding DUF4097 family beta strand repeat-containing protein, giving the protein MSTTMTPPPPPSAALPDRPADAPPPSSGSRVVAILVIVFGGLVLLGAMVSAAVGTIASASVSTSTRTADAAGVEQLDVDAAAGTLRVEFTDVTEAELEVTSSWGADVWRLDRQGDTLAVASPDRFGWFGWRGWFGDQRADAVLRLPAELAGLDADVSLSAGEFITDGEFGTLGISLAAGSFDVTGSAESLTADMSAGRGTLELEDVRTAELTVSAGSMDARLTGAQPDAIDMDVSAGSLRLTVPDGEYDVTSDVSAGGFDNAVGSTPGASSTVSVQVSAGEAVLRSER
- a CDS encoding sensor histidine kinase; protein product: MTSSDTAHPRPVTRPAQVAGAIAQLAAVGIIGAAVFSLLFSMLGLGIGLLFVLGLGLVVLFALVYVLYAVGWLETQRVDGLYRFGLAAPRPRSSGRPGFGGFVRTVWMQAIDLSTWRAIANLAIATILGWVVVALAGLLASGVVLAFAPLFGDASAVRLARTGIDVPLSWAVPVGILAVLVSAAGLVGLGILHGIIARAVMVPSREAQLAAAARASSLQHAGAVRAADVERTRIERDLHDGVQPRLVSVGMTLGLAQQKIDADPEAAKALISEAHTSTKAAITELRQLARGIHTSVLDDRGLDAALSALVARSVVPVQTDVRLDGRCSRDTEAAAYFVIAEALTNAAKHSRATEVRVVVRLREPGVLWARVEDNGVGGAQVVPGGGLDGIVNRVLAAGGEARIDSPAGGPTSVEVSIPCAS
- a CDS encoding electron transfer flavoprotein subunit alpha/FixB family protein codes for the protein MTFADDSILVLLDTTPSGGLAKSAAEVLGAAASVGTPVAVVVGDQALATDAAALGATQVLVAPPGDGLTVPVVDALTAAADLVRPDAVLISHSIEGRDVAGRFAVRTRSGVAVDAVGVSRDAEGVVAHHSVYGGAYNVDSAVTWGAPVITIRQGSVDARAEAVSGVEAEPLEVRPSGRKAATVTSVDEAVVSSSRPELRGAVKVVSGGRGLGSGEKFALVEQLADTLGAAVGASRAAVDAGYVPQTYQVGQTGVSVSPQLYVALGISGAIQHKAGMQTAKTIVAINKDADAPIFEIADFGVVGDVFQVVPQLISALEAKKA
- a CDS encoding cytochrome b/b6 domain-containing protein — its product is MAPAARPATVTDAATRPLPGASTAPAAGPATPATPTPAARPTAATTPAAGPATPTTPAHPAGAPAGTQVAASVAAVAEAAPAVAATPSGVPLAQPLPFTKTVWEGAAARTRPAPAAEPQRIGPFTKLQWAGAVVIGGAGLLFAAGLAVAFVRFLLSTPWGVDFLAAYPGEYHLPEGAPVGFPAWLAWQHFFNVFLIVFIIRTGLRVRTEKRPSVFWSPRGNGRRKISLNLWFHQSLDILWLVNGVIFVVLLLVTGQWMRVVPTSWEVFPNALSAALQYVSLDWPTENGWVNYNSLQQLAYFATVFIAAPLAALTGVRMSGVWPKNATGLNRAYPVEWARAVHFPVMLYFVAFIAVHVFLVFATGALRNLNHMYAAQGSVDPNAYADNWTGFWFFAASLAVIAVAWVAARPLVLAPIARLFGTVSGR
- a CDS encoding enoyl-CoA hydratase; the encoded protein is MTDYETILVETRGRVGWITLNRPQALNALNTQVCREVVAAAEAFDADEGIGAIVVTGSERAFAAGADIKEMEAKSGLDMVMTDHFGGWADFAKVRTPVIAAVAGYALGGGCELAMMCDIILAADTAKFGQPEINLGVIPGMGGSQRLVRAVGYYKAAELILTGRMMDASEAERSGLVSRVVPAAELLDEAQQTAQAIAAKSLPSLYAAKAVLDAALESSLAEGLRLERHVFAGLFDTADQKEGMAAFREKRAPDFHGR
- the mmsB gene encoding 3-hydroxyisobutyrate dehydrogenase, with the translated sequence MKIAFLGLGHMGLPMARNLAATGHEVVGFDVAPAAVAAAADAGLRTAGSGTDAATGADVVLTMFQTGAQVLDAYRGADGPGLLEVAASGALFIDCSTIAVDEARAAHALAEAAGHRSLDAPVSGGVVGAENATLAFMVGGTDEDFEAARPLLEAMGRRVVHCGGAGLGQAAKVCNNMILAVSQIAVAEAFVLGERLGLSHQALFDVASNASGQCWALTTNCPVPGPVPTSPANRDYQPGFAGALMSKDLGLAEHAIASTGVEARMGMLARELYRDFAAGEGAGQDFSGIINTIRAESA
- a CDS encoding MarR family winged helix-turn-helix transcriptional regulator, whose translation is MAAPKRLPVDPIAEAKRQWIAHGWEPAAAGMTAVTSIIRAQQLMFARIDATLRPFGLSFARYEMLRLLGFTREGRMPMASAIARLQVHPTSVTNTVDRLARDGLVSREPHPDDGRAAMLVLTDSGRELVERATTALNTEVFESPGLSDDDTTELVRIIARFRKDAGDFTDPRPQPDPL
- a CDS encoding acyl-CoA dehydrogenase family protein, with the translated sequence MTPSLTTEEREAILEAVRDFAQTELAPNALEWDATSHFPREELQRGGELGLGGIYVREDVGGSGLSRSDAAAIFEELAQGDTAVAAFISIHNMVAWMIDTYGTDAQRQEWLPLLTSMSGFGSYCLTEPGAGSDAAAITTSAIRDGDEFVLTGVKQFISGGGEASVYIVMARSGEPGARGITAFLVPAGTAGLSFGSLEHKMGWNAQPTRQVILDEVRVPAANVLGGEGQGFKIAMSALDGGRINIAACSLGGAQWALDRAVRYVHERFTFGEPLAEKQAVVFALADMATELRAARALVRDAAAALDAKAPDASMQCAMAKRFATDAGFSVANQALQLHGGYGYLHEYGIEKVVRDLRVHQILEGTNEIMRVIIGRQLLAG